The window TTACAATTACAAAACACtagtaaacaattttttaaacccACTTTTAAATGAGAACAGAACAAACCCttcataattaattgaaatcaCAGATAAATTTACATCAACACCGAGAGggggggaaaaaaagaagaaaaaaaagccaaCAAAACCCATTAACAATAACCATAGTAATAAAGCCAACAAAAGGGAATATTCTCAAACAAGATGTATGAGATTAAAATGGAAACAGAACCACCACCAATCCATTGCAAACTTTGACCACAATTTCCACTTGCAGTTTACAAACTGgcattttaataaaacatgCCAAACAGATTTGCAGGAAGCAACTACTACACTTTTACTACACTACATGAATCAATAggaaaaaactaacaaaactaaaatatatatatttatatattgagACTGAGGGGCAGGGGAATATCAATGGAGAATGAAAGAAAGCCGTAATCAGAATGAGCTTGTTAAATTCGCAAAACAATTGACAGAATGCGAAACccacaaaagaagaaaaaaaaatgtagggTAGTGAGCCGAACTCTAGATGTACACAGATCATTGCCGCCGAAAAGAGACCGGTTCTATTGCGCCTGATGAAGAGCGGTGGAGATCCAATCAGAGGCAGCCGTTTGGATGTCCAAATCAATGTTGGGGGTGAGGGAAAAGGGGGTTATTGCAACCTGTTTGTGTCCAAAGCAAATTATTTGTATCAGAaatatggaaggaaaaaataaagaaataagcATTGTGAGGTGGAAAAAAGATCAAACTAGAAACTTATTCAGTTTTCTATCCATGTATTTATCGTCAGGACAAGAAAAAAGGGTTGTGCTTTGTactataaagaaaaagaaaacaagatagattatttcaaaatgtttatttgtcactttgtttgttatataacCGATTCACTACTAAAAGCAAACAGAGTTCCTTCGCAGTTCAGGACCCACATACTACTTGGAGGAGCTAAGCACTATAAAAATATCGCAGGTAAATTGAGCTAGCCACATATATTACAAGAATTAAGGTCAAAAGTGATCAACTTACAAATCCATTTTCGAGGGCTGGAAAATCCAAGTCGTCATCCTTGTGATCCTGCTCCTTATCCAGAAACTGCATAACAAATAATGTCATTCCTCATGATATTATGAATTTATGCATAGATGTACGATTACCAGCTACAAATAATTTAGTGGTAAGAATTGTGCTTTAATCTAAAAATCTAGAAGACTACAAATGCAGATACAGCACTTGAGCGTGCCACCAAGAGAGACAAGCAAACCCAAGTTTATTTGACCCTATGCCCCTATCCAACCGATTTCAAAGGAGGGCACAATTCTTGAAGTTAAAACCTATCATTCTTCAAGCTGAATTCAAGTTTCGTTTTATAGTGAATACCTCCATTCGGAAGAACTTCTTCACCCGCTCAGAATCAGATTTTCCCACTGCTCCAGTTGATTCAATTTCCACCATATTCTGCCGTTGAGTGGTCAAGCGGCGAGCTGCTCcctaatgaaaaaaaaaaaattattactcTAAACAGTGCACAAAAATCTTTCCTATACaagaatataaattattgataCAAGATTTCGGAATATTAAAAATGGCTCGACCAATAAATTCAGTTAAAAAGAATACATAGATGTGAAGAatcatcataattttttcaagCTACTTACAGCAGCAGAGGCATCTCGACCAAGTTGCGCGAGCTGAAGACCAAGACTTTGCTGATTGGACATAAAATGTCCTGCAGGATACCTGTTGGCCGAAACAGCCTGCCAATTTAGAGTAGACCTCCACAGACTTTGCTTTGTTGATTTAAATCCCTgcaaaaaaaatgtcaaaccATATTGATTACTGACCAAGATAGAGAAAAATTACATCCTGACACAGAATAAAATGAGAGTAAAACAAACTCtgttttttggaaaaaaaaaggaaaacaaaagattcCGAAATCTTGTATGAGTACTTTAgaagtaaaaacaaattataaatgtggaaaaggaaaagatcaGACAAAATATTGCTAGAACCGGTATCATAGGGATAATGCATGAGGTCATCTTTAGAGGTTGACTACTATGGGACAATAAACTGAGGATTGAGTGGCTAACGCCATAATTTTGATTCTACTGGAGCAATGACCAATTAGACATTACCTATTCGAGCTGTTCAAATAGATGTGGACCTTActgagaaaaatataataactaatacAAAGTGGAACAAATTGCACATAACTAATCTTAACTCAACCATAGTCATTCAGGAACTTGAACAGAAGTAAAGTACTTTACATCTGCTAACatagaaaacaagaaagaacCTGATAGACAATGTCTTGTCCATTACAGAGTCATAATTTGCCACATATATCACACGTCAATTTTAGTTCTATCAGAATCTCAGTTAATTCTCCCTATatgatagaaagaaagaaatttccTTCATGTTATAGTtgcttttgtttaaaaaactcAACAAGAAATTCCGAAGATCAttgataatttcttttagagGTAAGAAAGGAGAATCATTCAAGTTCAGGCAGGAGCAAAATTCAGATGAAATAACACCCTAAGTTCCTAATCAAAGCTACTCCCACGTTTGGAATGCAAATCCatcaagttaattaaaacaattttcaatttaaaaagcaaaaaagaagtGCAAAACCTTGTTTGTCATAGGAGAAGTAGGTATTTCAATGTTGAGGGAGCAACTTTTAGGGAAGTTTCCCTTTTCTATATCACTGATAGCTGCATTTATCAAGGGCAAACAGACCGACACAGCATCCTTGAAGTCACTTTCTTGGCTTTGATCCTTCTTCCTGaagtcaaataaataaaggaaaaaatacCTTAAGGATAATAACTAAGCAGCAGTGAAGCTCAACATGGAAAATAGAACATCAACCAACCAATTCAGAGATATTGATATAGATGGTACACCACAAATCAATGCCTCCCTTGCCCCAGCAACGACACCTGAATAAAACCTGGCagatttaaacaatcaaaaatTTGGCACAAGATAAAAGGATCAAATCGTATTCTTAAAGAGAGGACAAATGCTAATTATTGTGAGAACAAATATTATGGTCTACACTGACATCTTAATGTAACAAATAGAACTTACATTTGATGACCACAGCTTGATCCCCGGTTAATTCCACTAATTACCTGAAATTTATACCAAAATATATCCTCATgacatgaaattaaattagatcAAAAAACCCACtgctataatttataaaagctAACCAGGAGAGGCTTCGACCAGGAGAAAAGAGCTCCAGACAATGCTAAAGAGACACAGTCTACAGGTGTTCCTGAGGAAGAGTTACCAAGTGTAATTAGgcattgaaattttaaagcCTGCAGGCAAGGATGCATGTTTGTGTACAACCAATAGCCAGACagaaaacaagtttaaaataGCTAAGTTACACAATCAACAGCATAATTCTGGCAGATGAACTGAAGTATGAGCACAGAATAATTTaaacgaaaaacaaaatgatcaGATGAAATTTGATGCACAAACAAGAGAGACCAGAAGAATATACAACCccaaacaatcaaaatagaCCGTATTCATGTTGGGTTAAGACagttgaaaaaataataatgaaagacAACCGCAACAGTAGTCAAACCCGAACAAGTTTAAAATAGACAATTTACGCAATGAACACCATGATTCTGGCTGATGAACTAAACTATGAGCACAGaataatttaaaccaaaaacaaaatgatcaGGCGAAATTTGATGCACAAACAGGAGAAACGAGAGAAACATACAACcccaaatttaatgaaaatagaCCGTATTCATGTTTGGTTAAGACagttgaaaaaataataataatgaaagacAACCGCAACAGTAGTCAAACCCGAACAAGTTTAAAATAGACAAGTTATGCAATGAACACCATGATTCTGGCTGATGAACTGAACTATGAGCACAGaataatttaaaccaaaaacaaaatgatcaGACGAAATTTGATGCACAAACAGGAGAAACGAGAGAAACATACAACCccaaatttaatcaaaatagaTAGTATTCATGATGAGTTAAGACAgttataaaactaataatgaaaGACAACGGCTACAGTAGTCAAACCGAACAAGTATAAAATAGACAATTTACGCAATGAACACCATGATTCTGCCTGATGAGCTAAACCATGAGcacaaaacattttaaaccaaaaactaAGAGATCAGATAAAAATTTATGCACAAACAAGAGAGATCAGAgaatataaaaccaaaaattcaatcaaaagaGATCGCATTCATGACGGATTAAGACAGTTCAAATGTAAAATTGAAGGACGCCCACAACAGTAGTCATACCCGAAACTTCATAAGCTGTGGCACCGTTAATTTCAGCAGAACTCACAGCAACAGTTTCTCGAAGAGTCACAGAATGACTCGAAACTGATTTGTCCCTGCAGCGCAGATTCCCGAACTATTAAAATCACAAGTATTCAATATTCAATAACGAACATACCAGGTAAAGAAATCACATAAACAGATGAAAGCAACAGAAAACACAagataccaaaaaaaaaaagaacagtaATCACTATAACAAGCAACAAACATTGAAAACAGACAAATCCAATCCACTAGAAGATGgataaaaagggaaaaaaaaaaacagtaactCACGATTGGGGAGCGCAGACGTGGACGTTATAAGAACCTTCACGAACAAGGCCTTCAACGAGGTAGGTGAGGCCGGGAGAGTCGATTCCTTCACTGTTAGTAACAAGAATAACAGGCTTTTGAGTTGCAGAAACTTCAAGATTGGCATCAGAAGTAGAAGAGGAAGGGTGAGGCGATGCATTATTAACATCCTTGGATTCTTCGCCTCGTTCACCAGGGCCTTTCCTGCTGCGAAGAACATCTTCAAGATTGGAAACAAGGCCAGGAGGCAAGAAGTTTTTCTTGACGGAAGTAGAGGAAGTCATGGGACTTCTTCaattcaaaaagaaagaaaatggaggaaatCAGAACCCTAAAATCAGAGGGAAATGAGGAGGAGGAAGGaggaaggaggaggaggaggaggaggaggaggagaaggaagaagaggaagaagaagaagaataaagcGCTGAAAATGAAAACGGTGAAATTGGTGAAGGAAGATAGATTGGTGGTCCGGTTCAAACGGCGTTACTTTCGTTTCgtagaaaaagagagagggagggagaAAGAGTTTGTTTATGGCGTCATCTaaaatggtgaagaagaaaacaataggAATTTAAAAATGGAGGAAGGTTTTTAGGTACAATTTCACTTTTATGTTTTCACAGTAAAACTTCaccaaaaaattatataactttttagtttttgttgtaAGAAAACATATGGTTTTCAATGTTCCTTCTTTTGGATATCTTCATTCcacaaaaactaaatacaacTAAGTATtcatgaaattacaaaaaaattaatcaaccTCAATAATTGATGAGCAACAAATTCACACTAGTAATTACGcttaacaaaacaacaatttaTTAGGATTActagatattaaatttgaactaTGATATAATGATGTTGAATAAGCATtagtaaatgaaaaataaaaataatattgaatatttttcttcgtTATCGATggacaaaaatagtaaatatataaaagttaagaAGTGAGCTTTACTCACCAAgtggaaaacaaaatttaaatttctaattatttagataatttatttttaactacTTATAAATCCATTTATTTGTTAAGTTTACCTCCAATTTCAACCTTCAtgcataaattaaaacataaataactaaattgatACCTAGGgattaaagttttaaaatattatgtaCTAAAACATGTATTTAGGctattgtcattttttaattgcaaTATAGCTTGCAAGTTACTAAAATCTTCCTGCTTAATTTATTgtaatacaaaaatatttaaatgaaagatCAACCCAACttaaaaactaatcaaatacATTCATAAACTTGAGATATGCCAACAACTTTTTActctaacattttcaattttaatatatctaaatacatgttttattttaacgCTTAATTGTTGAATGAAcatatttcttcttaaaatgagaagaaaacattcgtactaaaagaataaaagattgAGATTTTGTAACGGTATTACTAAGGAGTTGTAGGACACGTGTTCCCCTCACATTtccaatttttgtattttaatattggtTGCAAAATATTAAGTTacaatatatcttaaataatgtacatttttattatattatgcATATTTGGTACAGTTGGTTGTACccctttaaaatttcaaggtCTTAGATTAAAAACTCATTTACGCGTCCCTATGGTCTTacgtgtttttattttgtaattgtgtcattttttattcaaatactTGATTAAGTTATCAATATCATACTAAAATAGAAAGggtaaaatattaattgatacCTAACTTCAAAGcatgtatcaatttaaacgtGCTGGTTTTTATAAGTGCATTAATTCAAACCTTGAACTTActtgaatctaaaatttatttagataCACTTGTGATGATTaagagtttaaattaatacaattattaatttgaagtttagatTAATACAACctcaaagtttaaagtttaaattgagaCAATTATtactttagggtttaaatcgattcaatattcaaaattcaaattgacattgattcaatagaaaaataattaggtGCATTCAAATCATGTCATCTTCATGCACTTTATTTAGGATCGTTcttaaaaatagcaaagtaaagtaaaatatttacaaaatataccaaaattttaaatcctatcaatgatagaagtacGTGAGTGTCTATAAGGTAGACCAGACAGAATCTGAAAGTTTTCTCATAAAAATGCActaaatttattagttttccCATAAAAATGCACTAAATTTATTGGTTCATAATAATATCAAGTTATTTTATGATGTGATCTTATTATTCATCTATTTAACCATCTTTTGAAATGTTCacataatttgttatttatttatattataaaataggTTGGGCGAGAGGCCGCCagaagatatttatttatgtctTCGGTGacaattttttgtattattattatcgaTTGCTTGCCGGACTTTAccaattatatgtatatatattatttgtttatttatttatttagttattgagacaaatatatagtaattttTATGTTGAAGACGTTTTGTATACATTGTTGTTGGCCTTAAAATAATGTATGGTGTTCCTGTCtgcaaaatataatatatatacaaaattaaagtattcATATAAGTCGAAGtcattaactaaaatttcaatggttccttcaaaattatataaataagggttacaattcaataaaaataaaatgtttataacaTATGACAAAATCTTTAGATTCTATCGATAATAGACCGTAAAAGAAGCAtggatagaatccaaaattttgatataacttataaatattttaatttattttgttatttctaaaattatatatttttataactaaCATTAAGTACAAGTATAAATCAACCAGTTAATATACTACAACATAGACTAGttgataacaaaatatcactttttttttttttgtgataaacgaagataaataattatgtattatCTATCatataaatagagacaaataataatctattacaatattttgtaaatacacagtgatattttgttatatctttggttatatttgaaaacaactccATGAATAAATTACttgctttgaattttttaCCTCAACCCGTTACAAAacttataatgaaaaaaaaatcaataatacaaatagttatatttaattgtttggTCCACCTCTGTATGATAGTACTTCATCATCTTGGTCCATATGTTCAACCAATTCATTAATAAGTTaggttaaaacaaaaaaaaaaaataataataatagttgtTCTTGGTTTaccatatttctttttcaacctcTACGAACTCTTCGACTAATTTGTGTCCATCCCTACTATTATTAGGGACCAATTGCATGTGAAATATTTGGTATGAGTACCACATACTTAACTTTATTGTATTTCCTCCCAACTCTTAAACTATATTTACATCGGCCCTTATTAATCACACTCAAATAGTCTTCAATGAACACATATTTAATAATGTACCAGTAGTTTTTGTAATTCTTATACTACGTCAAATTAACACCACAATTGAAAGTGTAGGATGCTATacagtgattttttttttcttattccaaTGTGTAATTCATTCTATAATGGCATTTTTTTGCCCATTATTCTACCATGGTATCCTCTAAATATTATGATAGTGAATCATgtatattaatttcttatgATTAAGAAAATGGATCATGTATTCCATATCAGTGACTTTAGAGAAGCAGCCAccaactattttaaaaaacatttattacgtacttttgaattgaaattcaaattatgacTTTAATATGAATAAGATAAGATTAAGAAGAATTAGGAGACTAATGATCGGCTAAAATTCCTAACTTTTTGAACCTAActtcttttgaaaagaaaaagtaaaataaaaatgtgtgaATGAGTTGGCTTTAGTGGATTCCTGGGTGGACCCCGTTCAAAATGTCAAAGTGAATGAAACTTTATGGCTTACACGTAGGCGTCTGAACGGGAATGGGAATGGGAATGCACTTGTCCCGTTCCGTTGCCGCGTATCCCCCGAATCCAAACAAACGTGCAAGGAAGGTTTTACGGACTGAGGGTGAGGCCAAGTCAGAGTCAGATATCGTACGTTTCAAATCCGATTCTCTCcacaaaatttaatgttttgcATCCCTTTACAACCTTTATTTATGAGGCTGCCCAAAGTATGGATAATCTCATTAATTTTAGACTTTATGGCAAATTATTTGAAGGGAGCAGTTGCACATTTCAAGGTGTTGATCCCAATTTTTGAATAGTTAAAATGCACTTCATCTTCGTGCAAAATCAGAAGACACTtcgaaaattaataaagataatCTAGATATCAATTGTGATATTTGTGTCGGCAACTCAAAGGCTTAGTTGTAGCAAGAGTTATGAGGTATTTTTACGAGTGAACTTCTTAGGAAGTTGTAATGATGTATTTATGAAAGTAATTCAACGTTATATCAAGTTTGTTTTCAAGTCAAACGAGTTGGAGCATACGTTTGGCATGCTTAACCTCAACCTAGTTAAAGAACAAGCAAGTTATTTGTgtctttctcctcttctaaGGCTCAAACGTGTTGGAAAGCACATTAAGTAGAAAC of the Cucumis sativus cultivar 9930 chromosome 3, Cucumber_9930_V3, whole genome shotgun sequence genome contains:
- the LOC101203747 gene encoding uncharacterized protein LOC101203747, yielding MTSSTSVKKNFLPPGLVSNLEDVLRSRKGPGERGEESKDVNNASPHPSSSTSDANLEVSATQKPVILVTNSEGIDSPGLTYLVEGLVREGSYNVHVCAPQSDKSVSSHSVTLRETVAVSSAEINGATAYEVSGTPVDCVSLALSGALFSWSKPLLVISGINRGSSCGHQMFYSGVVAGAREALICGVPSISISLNWKKDQSQESDFKDAVSVCLPLINAAISDIEKGNFPKSCSLNIEIPTSPMTNKGFKSTKQSLWRSTLNWQAVSANRYPAGHFMSNQQSLGLQLAQLGRDASAAGAARRLTTQRQNMVEIESTGAVGKSDSERVKKFFRMEFLDKEQDHKDDDLDFPALENGFVAITPFSLTPNIDLDIQTAASDWISTALHQAQ